In a genomic window of Leishmania mexicana MHOM/GT/2001/U1103 complete genome, chromosome 30:
- a CDS encoding putative dynein-associated protein, whose product MNKANPSAAEREAHLQNVEDTLNRIAHHKGVLGYFIMEPQKGRLLSFAGFRGSSREAHRYADTLKGFIDLTTSTVRTIDWKDEMTFLRISCDTVDILVAPDANKEYMMVVVQTVKGRCA is encoded by the coding sequence ATGAACAAGGCCAACCcctcggcagcggagcgggAGGCCCACCTTCAGAATGTGGAGGACACACTGAACCGCATTGCTCACCACAAAGGAGTGCTGGGCTACTTTATCATGGAGCCGCAGAAGGGGAGGCTGCTTAGTTTTGCAGGCTTTCGTGGGAGCTCCAGAGAGGCGCATCGCTACGCTGACACGTTGAAGGGGTTCATCGAcctcaccacctccaccgttCGAACCATTGACTGGAAGGACGAGATGACATTTCTGCGAATTAGCTGCGACACTGTCGACATTCTCGTCGCACCGGACGCGAACAAAGAGTACATGATGGTGGTCGTTCAAACTGTCAAAGGGCGGTGCGCCTGA